In Anolis carolinensis isolate JA03-04 chromosome 4, rAnoCar3.1.pri, whole genome shotgun sequence, the genomic window ctcctcccggctggggttgatccctccttccggctcccctctttcatctgcggccgctgctgtagccctcctcggtgcctcctcgcctgggccagcgatgtctcgacgcgccccgccagctgaatccatccgcgcagtgtgtcaggctcatcacgatgcaccgcccaggagaggatctcccgcctgagaccctctttgaagagttctatctttgttactgcagaccattccggcaccttttcggcgaggcattggaactcctccgcatactcagataccgacctctgcccctgggagacggtcttcaacttctccctcgcccggatctgctccagtggatctcggaaacgggtctccagggcccccataaagcgtcggagtgaccccagacatgggtcgcgccgcgcgtgcagctgaacgtaccagctggccgctcccctcttcaacactgcaccaatggcccgtatccggctggattccgttctaaaagtgtgagcattgtcctccatatagcccctcaccgtggtcaggaaaaaatccagttcagaggactctcccccaaactcgatccttagttcctctcgtctcggtaggggtccctgtggtggcaatccccaattctccgcccgtcgcaagcccccttgcggaccagtgggccccgctgctgcttctcttggccctgtgccacgcccggcattcgccaggggcaccagggtctcagctgggagcgtagctgggattctcggaggtttttccccttcgtcgtcactctcctccacccgcgtcaggcttgtttgggtcttgggccgggcgccgggctcctttcgcatttcccttcccttcggtgctgggaggtctgcaaagccctggctgcttcccacgctcacgtcccacattgagccagcccgaagttcccttcctctctctggctccgccaaaaacgccaggcgctccatcgccctcgacatcactgccagggtggtctccatcgccgacatcctctcctccagaaacaccatcctttgtgggcctggggaaggtgaaccttcctctcctccggtgctgtctccccgcaccactccacgcctctgggttaccccatttggctgggcataagcggtggatgacgccagggccgccagctggtggaactcagcgtccggctcgggagtggccctttccgaccttcctcctcctgcgcccaagagctcttcatcctccacttgcatgttacacctcaccgctacagcgggatggtgtccgtattcttggcttagtgtcagctcaccacagccgctcctgaatgaacacacgagactctctgtgttatcaccagaaacttttactgtaggaaacatgaacatcaaaaaagccaagaatgggaggctccggccaaccatcctttatataccctccccctcatttgaaaagtctcttcccgctcagcaaaaccccgcgcaaattccccgccaagtccagcagccgtttcttctccgagtcctgagccgcaggtgtcttatcaatgtcagtgaccctgaaactcagagccacatccaggctctagtagcagggttctgacacaaatatgtatattttattaatGTTTCATATTGTTATAATTTGGATTGTTTTGAATATGTTGAGTTACCTGTTCCTGTGtctcccccccttccccccccccccccatatgatTCCTTTAGGTATTTTCACTGCTGGGCTGAATCTTGGATGGGACGTCCAGATCTTCCAGAGGGATATGGTGGGTGGCAGGTTTTGGATCCAACACCTCAAGAGAAAAGCGGAGGTAACGGATCATTCTGTGGCCTGGGAATACTGAGACTCCCTCTCCCCACACCCCCAACACCATCAATTGTgaatttaacttttgcagatttcattatgctctctctagaaatctctagacccTCCAGTGTAACTCCATAGTCAACATCCATTGGATTATGAGATGGAAACCTCCATGATCCCCACCATATCCATTTCTGGAGATTTTCCCCATCATACTTCCCACAGTGGTCTGAACCCCTATCTCACTGAACTTTGAGATGGAATAATAATGCTCAGATCCATTGTCCTCACCTAGTAGAAAGCCTGGCTGATCTCATATCGGGAAATGTGGTCTTCCAGGGATCTGGAGCCATTTCTGGAATCTTTTTTCCATCACACTTCAACAATACCCCAAAACTCCATCTCATTGGACTGTGAGATGAAATAATACTCAAATTACTAATCTCCCATCCTTAGTTAACTTTGGGCAATCTCATAAGGGGAAATATAGTCTCCCAGATGCATTTCTGGAGGTCTTTTCTCCATCACACTTCAACAATGGTCTAAAATTCCATCTCACTGGACTATGAAATGGAATAATAATGCTCACCTCCATCATATCCACCTAGTATGAAGCTTGGGCAGTCTCATAAAGGGAAATATGTGCTTCCAGAACTATTTCTGGAAGTCTATCCCCCATCACACTTCAACAGTGATTCAAAACTCCATCTCATTGGACTGTGAGATGAAATATCATTACTCACCTCCACCAGCATGGACTTGTAATCCATCATATTTCAAGGATTTTAGCTTGCGTTAGACTGCCACCATTTCATACTTTGCATACAGAAAGTTCCAATCTCCAGCTAGAAATGAACTTGAGGAAGTTTTGCCCAGTACAAAGTGAGCATCTCACCTTGATGATAGTATTGTGGGTTCTCATTTTGACAAATGACTATCTGTGGAGGCAGAATGGGCAGGTGTCCATGGAGCTACTTTTGGTCTCCATCCTGTAATTTGGACTAAACACCTCCCAAGCACTCAGCATTCTTTGATGCACAAGGTTTTCCACCTGTTGACCACCCTTTTTCTTCTCGGCAGACATTTACTGCTGTGGCCCAGCACCCGTCAAGGCCATCAAGGAAGGAGACGTTCACCTCAAGTATGACGTCCCATTTGTCTTTGCTGAGGTCAATGCCGACATGGTATGTTATCTGCGTCAGTATGGCATGCCCTGGAAAGTGATCAGCATTGACACCAGTAAGACGGGCATGAACATCAGCACCAAGAGCGTGGGCAGGGACACCAGGGAGGACATAACCCACCTCTACAAGTACCCTGAAGGTGAGCAGAGCAACCTATGGAGGTCCTAtggcatatgtgtgtatgtgttcttAAGTGAGCAGGAAGAGGTGGGAGATAGAATCTCAGGAGCTTTCATATTGTATATGTATAGGTAGATACCTTCAAgccatctgttgacttatggtggccccataAATTTAATAACATTTTCTCAGGCAAGGTGAGTTTGccaggtccttcctctgaaattaagCCTATAacacctgggattcattggcgGTCCTTTATGGAAATGTATGGTCCACTTCTGCCTGTTGGCCATAGAAGCACACTGGAGACATTTACGTTTCTTGCAGAGGCATTCTCATTAGgcatctctaggccctccagcatgactctatagtcaacatcTGCTGAAGATTGACCATTGAATCACACTGGAGTTCTCTCTAGGAttatctaggttctccagcatggtcTACTTCACCCACTGACTATAGAATTACACTGGAAAGCTGTCTTCTTAGACAAGTGTTCTTATAGGGAATCTCCAGATCCTCTAGCATAAGAGATGCTGGGCACAGAGTTGCATTGAGGCCCTCAAAATTCTGAGAGAGACAATTTTAATCACATCCACCAAAGTCAATCTGACAAAAGTGGTGGCCAGTTATCATTCAGCAAGCCCCAGGACCAGCACTCAGTGAGAGATTTGGGTTGAAGATCCTCTGGCCAAATAGCCCTGCTATTTTCTAGGTTCCTGGGCATGCATCTGTTGTGTACTGATTCCCACTATCAGGGCTGAGATTTACACAAACAATAGCAATGTTGTGTGGGTAATTTAATAAggaaaaggcattttaaaaaggcATGTAAAGCAGTGTCAACAACAGTAGCAGCAGTTCAGCAGACCAGAAGCTTCTAGTGCCAGCAGTAGAGTGGATGAACATCACCAGTATAGGAGCAGAATCAATCTTTACAAATTATAAAAGACTTTATTCAAAGAACTGCATTTCTAGATTGGAAAGTTAAGGGCCTAGCTATTTAACTACCTGCACTCTCAGCTCACTATGTTCACAATAGAAGGACCCAGCGGGCTTTCCATGTGCTCTAAAAAGAGTCATGTACCTGAGAAATATCAGTCTAACTCGTAAGGTAataggaggagagaaaggaagacaaGCAGGCAGAGGCCAATGGATGAAGGGCTTTCCCTGCCAACCAAGGGCCTATCCAGGACATGCCTTGGTTTTTAACAGAAtcgtccaaacaatgcctcctgtaaaaatgaatgaatttggAATAAACCAGGGTTTAcctgattttccaaattaattcattaaatacctggtaagatccaggtcttaccagGTATGGGTCTTGTGTGGATTGGACCCGGGGACTGTGTCACATGattcctgggcccaatccacacaccCTCCCCTCCCCACCCCGTTCTGGTCTCCTGGCACGTTATTTCCTCATGGAAGGAGGCCGTGAAGAGAAACATTATGGCAGCCaggtatgttttatttaatttttagggTAAAATTTGGGAGGCTTAAGGGTGGCTGCATGCTATCCCAATTGTAATCAGCATGTGATGCAGCCAACCCCTTGGGAAAACctggttttttgggagggggaagtGATGACAGGAATCCGCACCAaagcgggtttttaaaacccgcttTGGCGCGGATTTTGTGGCTGTCTGGAAGTGTCATCTGCCTATTTAATTCCTTGATGAGGCTATAAACGTATGCAGGATGTGGTTGAGTCCCAGCAAGAAAAATTAACCAAAGACCTAAAGTATTTGAAAGTCCAGccaaaataacagaaaaacacaAACTGATAATGATGAGCTGATGGTGAAGCCAAAAGTCAAATTAGCAAAGGAAAGCGAAGAAATACAGAGTCAGGTCAAGAACAAACAACAGCCAAATTCAGAGCGCAGAAGTCAAATGCCAGGAATTTGGGGATACAAATGGAAGGACAGCAGAATCAGGGTTAGGAGCCAGAATATGAAGTTGTCTGCTATGTAGACCTACTCCACAGAGCTTTTTTACTTAGAAGTCTCAGCTAGAGCTCGTCTTGTCAAGCCTCCTCCTCTAATCATTGAAGCTGGTGATACTTTCCTTGTTTGAAAGGATGAGAGATGATTAGCCCTTCCTGAGCTGGCTCAAAATACCGGGGAGTCTGCGTAAGGCCAGACTGCTGGACCTGGCAGTAACATATGCCATTGGCCAGTGACCTCAAGCCTTTCTGCTTCTCTTTGGCAGGCTCAAAGGAAGAGCGGGCCGTTTTCGCAAAGGCAAGGCATAAGGTTCAGGACCAGGTCCAGTGCAAAGACTCACTGCCACTGAAGGAAACTCTGAAGGTCAGGATCAAAGTCTCTGAGGGGATCAACAACGGCTGCGACTTTGATGTCTTTGCTGTTATCAAAAACAACACGGCAGGAAAGCACTGGTGCGAACTGAAGATTGGCACTCGTATCGTCAGCTACAATGGGGCGCTGGGTCCTGAATGCAGATCCAAAGACAATCTCGGCATCACACTGGAGCCATATGAGGGTAAGCATTGAGattctattttttcttcttctccctttgtcaTTTCATCATGTGAAGTGGTGTGACCCAGAAGAAGAGTGGGTGTGAGGTCATCTACATTCATTGTACTGCCATAATTCCATCCTCTGCAATCTTGGGAATTTTAGTTTCATGGAGGACTTTGGCTGTAACCAGATCTACCATCGAATtgcattgaaggacctagaagattcctagaaagaacatctctctaggtccttcaatgcgACTCCATGATATACTGGGGCTCTATAGAAGCCATATTATTTAATGGTCATGTCGACAGTTTCAGGTAACTGGTCTGGTTGGGAAAGTATCCTCTGCAGACACAGTAGTCTTACTGCATTATTTCATTCCTTCTAGACTACCTTTCCCCGTTTGTGGGACTCAAGTCAGCTTCCATAAGATAGAAGCACAAAACAAAagggttgtgcatttggggtAAATCTTGACCtgttttgtgtcccagcttttgATGGGGGCCTCagtccatttttgggagcctctccAAATTggaagggcagatatctgtttttggttTGGACCCCCCAAAAATCCATTTTCTATCACAACATTATGAGGGGGGGGGGCGCTTCCCATCCAGACTCCACTTCCTGGCTCACGCTTtaaagaggcttcttacctgctacttctactctagaggtgatgctcagctgcaggaactggcatgctttctgggcctgcatgtcaTACCATACACTTACTCTCCTTGGAAAAAGAGTATGCGTGGGGTGTGGCATGCAGGGCCAGAAGCACGCacacctgccagtacctgcagccaaaTGCCTCTTACTCTatagtaagaggcgctcagctgcaggcactggcaggcaaaTGCACTTTCTGTGCCTGGATGCcatgccacacacgcactctctttccaaggcaagaaggcaagTTCTGGGAGGTGTTCAGCTGTAGACAAAAGCAGGCTTGGGG contains:
- the LOC134298567 gene encoding uncharacterized protein LOC134298567 is translated as MVGRSLPFLAFLMFMFPTVKVSGDNTESLVCSFRSGCGELTLSQEYGHHPAVAVRCNMQVEDEELLGAGGGRSERATPEPDAEFHQLAALASSTAYAQPNGVTQRRGVVRGDSTGGEEGSPSPGPQRMVFLEERMSAMETTLAVMSRAMERLAFLAEPERGRELRAGSMWDVSVGSSQGFADLPAPKGREMRKEPGARPKTQTSLTRVEESDDEGEKPPRIPATLPAETLVPLANAGRGTGPREAAAGPTGPQGGLRRAENWGLPPQGPLPRREELRIEFGGESSELDFFLTTVRGYMEDNAHTFRTESSRIRAIGAVLKRGAASWYVQLHARRDPCLGSLRRFMGALETRFRDPLEQIRAREKLKTVSQGQRSVSEYAEEFQCLAEKVPEWSAVTKIELFKEGLRREILSWAVHRDEPDTLRGWIQLAGRVETSLAQARRHRGGLQQRPQMKEGSRKEGSTPAGRRTEPTGNVSASRRGCFVCGRLGHRAAECWQRKGEGGGPPKPRAVAGKRAEEEPPMRHHSGGLDEGEEDAMSEPCY